Sequence from the Desulfovibrio sp. genome:
GGGTTTCGTCTGCCAGCGAGGCAAGGCGGGCGGCTGCGGCCAGCTGTTCCTCATTATGGCCGTCCACGGGCATGAAGCTTACGGCCAGCCGGTTGCCAAGGGTGATGGTTCCGGTCTTGTCGAGCAGCAGCACGTCCACATCGCCAGCCGCTTCAATGGCGCGGCCGCTCATGGCCAGCACGTTGGCCTGGTTGAGGCGGCTCATGCCCGCAATGCCTATGGACGAAAGCAGTGCGCCAATGGTGGTGGGGGCCAGACAGACAAAGAGCGCCACCAGTGAAATGACATCTGCCGGGTTGTCAGCATGGTTCAGCTCTGCGGCAAAGCGCGCAAAGCACCACAGCGTGCCGGTGACCAGCAGAAAGATAATGGTCAGGGCCACCAGAAGAATGTTGAGCGCTATTTCGTTGGGGGTTTTTTGCCGGGCAGCGCCCTCGACCATGGCGATCATCCTGTCCAGAAAACTGTGGCCCACCTCGCTGGTAACGCGCAGCACCAGCCAGTCGGAAAGCACCGTTGTGCCGCCGGTCACGGCGCTGCGGTCGCCGCCGCTTTCGCGAATCACAGGGGCGGATTCGCCCGTGATGGCGCTTTCGTCCACAGATGCCGCGCCCTCGGTAACGTCGCCGTCGGCAGGGATAAGCTCACCGGCCAGCACCAGCACGTGGTCGCCCGGCTTGAGCTCCGTGGAGGGCGTCATGACGTAGTCATCGTGGCGCGCGGGATCGGGCAGCTTGCGGGCGTCCACACTTTTGCGTGACTTGCGCAGGCTGTCGGCCTGAGCCTTGCCACGGCCCTCGGCAATGGCCTCTGCAAAGTTGGCAAAAAGCACCGTGAACCACAGTATTGCTGCAATGGCACAGGCAAAGACGGTCTGGCCCGTACTGGCGGGCATGAGCCCCCATACACCGGCCAGCCACAGACCGGTGGTCATGATGGCCGAAAGGTACACGGTAAACATCACAAAATTGCGGGCCTGAATGTGCGGGGCCAGTTTGGTGAAGGCATCACCAAGCGCCCGCTGGAAAATGCGGCTATCTCGTCCTGCATGCGCGGTTTTGGCTGACATGGCAGTATCCTTGTATTCGGGGCGCGCGGGTTAGCGCGCCATTTGCAGATGTTC
This genomic interval carries:
- the kdpB gene encoding potassium-transporting ATPase subunit KdpB; its protein translation is MSAKTAHAGRDSRIFQRALGDAFTKLAPHIQARNFVMFTVYLSAIMTTGLWLAGVWGLMPASTGQTVFACAIAAILWFTVLFANFAEAIAEGRGKAQADSLRKSRKSVDARKLPDPARHDDYVMTPSTELKPGDHVLVLAGELIPADGDVTEGAASVDESAITGESAPVIRESGGDRSAVTGGTTVLSDWLVLRVTSEVGHSFLDRMIAMVEGAARQKTPNEIALNILLVALTIIFLLVTGTLWCFARFAAELNHADNPADVISLVALFVCLAPTTIGALLSSIGIAGMSRLNQANVLAMSGRAIEAAGDVDVLLLDKTGTITLGNRLAVSFMPVDGHNEEQLAAAARLASLADETPEGRSIVQLANSLLPQTRGTQGEQPMPDSGTTFVPFSALTRMSGVDTEESRIRKGAADAVRAFVEQQGGSLSQQCDDVVQTIARQGGTPLVVAHNATVLGVVHLKDVIKEGVREKFGELRRMGIKTVMITGDNPLTAAAIATEAGVDDFLAEATPETKLALIRQYQGKGHLVAMTGDGTNDAPALAQADVAVAMNTGTQAAKEAGNMVDLDSSPTKLLDIVRIGKQLLMTRGSLTTFSLANDAAKYFAIIPALFMGLYPGLAALNIMGLHSPQSAILAATIYNALIIVALIPLALRGVPYREESSGQLLRRNLFIYGLGGLAAPFVAIKLIDLCLVGLGLA